GCTATATAGTCCTCCCTAatgtaaaattttgaaaaagttaagttTTCAAGAGTTGTACGAACAAAATTTAGAGAAATACATTATATCTTGAAACTATATGGAATTTTAAAACCAAGAGCACTTTCCAAAGAAATTAAAGTGGTATATGCATGCAACATTGTTAAGTAACTAACAGTTAGTCTTCTTCTAAAGGTGTCACTGATTCTTTCCTCTTAACTTTTCGTTCTTTCTTGCAAGTCGTGTTGTCTCCAGTGTCAGCGATGGACACTATATAAAACTAGGAATATTTTGGTACCACATCTTTAAGATTTTTCCTGCTTGTCTGCACATCTGAAaacatttaagtttttttttttgttaattttggaaacaTTAAACTACTAGTTATACAGCATCCACCTTAATATCATTTCTCCTAGCCTCTCtattctctctccttctcttccttcttttcttctgtcATGAAAATTCTTCTCTGATTTCCCTTTTCCCAAATTCTGCACAGGTCATTGGATGAGGATCGTGGAATTGTACTCTTGTGACGTTCCACCataatttttcttctcttccttatTATATTGGTCCTGTTCTTTTTATACTGTTACATTGAGGCTTTGAGTATAGTGTGATATACTTGCTACTGTTATTCCATTCAATAAAATTCATATTACACCCTTCCATACACATTACTTTCTTCCTTCTACATATCAAGTTATCATTTAAAATTTTCTGATCCAGCAGGTAAAATGGAACTCCAGATAAaaggatatataaaataattaccaaCCTAAAGCTAACATCAGAAAGCACCTCTTCTGGTTCCAACGTATAAATCCGATTTGCCAACCCAAATGAACCTTGCCACTGCATGAGAATATTCACAAGTACAGTGAAATCTCAACCATCTCTATATTCATTAAGTCTAAATATAATATCTTCATTTTTAAAGTTTCactaaaaatgttttttttttgtgaaattacATCTTTTGATACTTAAGTAACCAAATTTATCTAAAATAGTCTTTATCCGAGCTTGTGTGAGTTTGCTAAATTTACCCTGAGTTTACTCACATCCAAGTTACTAGTCTAAGACTCGCGCGGCTTAAATGTTGAttcattataaaaatttattagtacttattcattgaaattaatagttgttatttttaattttaattttaatatatatatatatattgttacggTCTGGCCCAAGCAACGTACGGGTTGGCCAGACCCATCGAGAACCTGACCGGAGCGGTCGAGTTCTCAGCACTCGCCACGATGCCTGGACATGCGTCTTCGTTATTCCCCCAATACAGTTATGAGGAAGCTTTGAGGAAAATGGGCCCGTCCCcacagggcccacctctgacacggtataaatggggaaggacctgcccttcccccaaggtacgtcacatattCTACCTAACCCATTTCTCGCCTGCACActgactgactagagcgtcggagtgtctttgcaggtgacgcCCCCCTCTCCGTCTTTCCACAACGAGAGTTCGGCTACTCGGAAGATCCGGACCCGGCACACCCGCTCGAGACGAGGCAATCCTGTCACTTCACACCTctacccgaaccgtccggtaaccgTAGTTCCGAACATTGGCGCTGTCTGTGGGGATCGCTGTTATGGAAGTTGTGCCGGGCCTTGGAGACCAAGGCTGAGCATCCGGCGCAGAGGCGGCAGCCTCTGTCGCTTCACCGGGAGGACGACGAAGGTCCCCTCGACAACGCATCGAACCACGCACAAGGACGCGAGAGACGCGACCTTTTGGAGGAACTGGTGGTGACAGCGCCCGAATAATGCAGGAGCTATGCCACAGAGTCCAGAATCTGGAGCGACAACTAGCCGATCAGGAGCACGATCGACGGACCACCGATCCTACTTACTCCTCGTCCCCAGAGAGCCGGGAGAGAGATTCCCACCGGAGTCACCCCTGGCACGCCTCCGCTTCCAGAACGGAAGCGGAAAGCACCCGAGAAGACTCTCCCATCCCGAGAAGACGAAACGGCACAATCATCTACTCCCGAGGCAAGGAAATGCGCCACACGGGACGAGATCGCGAAGGCGGAGAAGGAAGGCTTGTGAGGACGCGGTAACCCGTGATAATGGGCGCCACCCCGTTCCATCGGTCCATCCTTGAGGTCCGGTTGCCGAAGcacttcgacaaaccaacggacatgaggtacgatggaacCCAAGACCCTCTGGAACACCTCACGGCTTTCGAGGCTAGAATGAATCTGGAGGGAGTAGGGGACGAGGTGAGGTGCCGGGCCTTCCCGGTCGCCCTAGCCGGACCTGCGATCCGATGGTTCAACGGCCTCCCGCAAGGGTCCATCTATGAGTTTTCGGACATCAGTCGTGCTTTCTTAGCTCAATTCACAACACGAATAGCGAAGGCAAAATACCCGATCAACCTGCTCGGGATAACCCAAAGGCCCGGGGAGCCGACCAGGAAATACCTGGACCGCTTCAACGACGAATACTTAGAAATTGACGGCCTAACCGACTCGGTGGCCAACCTCTGTCTGACAAACGGCCTCCTGAACGAGGACTTTCGAAAACACCTCACCACGAAACCAGTTTGGACGATGCACGAAATCCAAACGGTGGCTAAGGAATACATAaatgacgaggaagtcagccaggtcgtggctgccaataaacggcacTACGGCTACAATCAACCGAGGCAACAGGGTAACGGAGAGAGGCAGAAAGAACAAGCCAAAGAGGGAGGGCCGAGCAAGGCACCCAGACCGTTTTCCCGAGTCGAGAAGTTCACAAACTACACTCCACTCACTCTCCCTATCATGGAAGTTTACCAGCAAATAGCCGAGAAAGGGATCttgtcgaagccccgaccactcaAGGACCGTACGGGGGGAAACAAGAGCCTCTACTGTGACTACCACAAGGGCTATGGACACCAAACACAGGACTGCTTTGACTTGAGGGATGCATTAGAGCAAGCCATAAGGGACGGTAAACTCTCAGAATTCTCCCATCTTATAAGGGAGCCGAGGAGGCGACATCGAGACCAGGACGATGAAGGAAAGACCCGGTCGACAAAGCGACGACAAGAGCCAGAAGACAAAGACCATGGTCTCACCGTGATAAACGTAGTAACCGCCAAAAACGCGGCACCAAGGTCGAGATCGGCACACAAGAAAGACACCAAGATCCTGGTGGTCTCCTCCGCGTCGATGCGAAGCTCCAAGAAGCCCCCATCTATCTCCTTCGGCCTGGAAGATCAGTGGTTCGACGAGGCCCCTGAAAATccacccatggtcatcacggccagggTGGGAACAGGCCTCGTAAAACGGATCCTTGTTGACACGGGGGCAGACTCGAACATTATGTTCCGCAACGTGTTCGACGCACTGGGATTAAAGGACGCCGACCTATCGACTCATCAGCACGGGGTCATCGGACTAGGCGACTACTTCATCAAGCCAGATGGAATAATATCCCTGCCGATTTCCGTGGGACACGTTCAAGGCCGAAGATCGGCAATGGCTGAATTCGTGGTTCTCCGAGATTCTACGGCCTACAACATCATTTTGGGGAGGAAGACGATTAACGATATTGAGGCAATAATCAACACAAAGCTACTAGTCATGAAGTTTGTTGCCAACGACGGATCTATAGGGTCCATAAGGGGAGACCTAGAAACGGCGGTCGCTTGCGACAATGCTAGCCTTTCCCTAAGGAAGAAATCCAAAGAGGCGTCAGGGTGTTCCTGGCTGACTTGGACGCCAGGGTTGACGACAAGCCCAGACCGGAACCGGAGGGGGACTTGGAGAAGTTTAGGGTCGGTGACACGGAGGACAAGTTCACGTTTGTCAATAGAAATCTTCCACAAGAACTGAAGGAACCCTTGGTAGAAATGATCAGGGCCAATGGGGACTTGTTCGCCTGGACAccggccgacatgccgggcatagaccccaaagTCATGTCACATCACCTGGCCGTCAAAGCGGAAGCTCGCCCGGTGGCTCAGAGGAGGAGAAAGATGTCGCGCGAAAGGGcggaggaggtggccaggcagacggccagcctccttGAAGCGGGCTTCATACGGGAGATAGACTACTCAACCTGGCTCTCGAACGTAGTGTTAGTAAAGAAGCACAacggtaaatggagaatgtgcgtagactactcCGACCTCAACAAGGCATGCCCCAAGGACTGTTTCCCCCTCCCCAACATAGATGCCCTCGTCGACGCGGTGGCGGGCTACTGATATCTGAGCTTTATGGATGCCTACTCcggctacaatcagataccgatgcaccgacccgacgaggcTAAAACAGCATTTATAACGCCAGGAGGAACCTTCTACTACAGGGTAATGCCGTTCGGCCTAAAAAACGCGAGAGCGACataccaaagactgatgaacaaaATATTTGGTGACCTCATGGGCAAGACGGTGGAGGTGTATGTGGATGACATCCTCGCAAAGACTGCGCGGCCCGATGACCTTCTGAATGACCTGAGAAGTGTATTCGCGTCTctccgacaacacggcatgaggcttaatCCCCTCAAATGTGCCTTCGCCATGGAAGCTGGAAAGTTCCTaggattcatgataacccaaagaaGGGTAGAAGCTAACCCGGAGAAATGCCAAGCGGTACTCCAGATAAAGAGCCCGGGTTGTAACAAAGACGTCCAAAGACTGGCAGGGCGACTGACCTCGCTATCCCGTTTTCTCGGAGCTTCGGCAACAAAGGCACTACCTTTCTTTAACCTCATGAAGAAAGGGATAACATTCGAATGGACACCCGCGTGCGAAGAAGCCTTTAGACACTTCAGGGAAATCCTAGCGGCACCCCCCGTACTCGGAAAGCCAAAGGCCGGAGAGCCGCTATACCTATACCTCGCCATAACAGGAGAAGCCCTGGCCGCGGTTCTAGTACGAGAGGAAGGAAGGGCTCAACAGCCGGTCTATTTCGTGAGCAGAGCCCTACAAGGGGCAGAACTAAGGTACAGCAAACTGGAAAAGCTAGCTCTGGCACTCTTGACCACTTTGAGGAGGTTAAAACAATACTTCCAAGGCCACCAGATCATCGTAAGGACGGACCAAGGAATCCGGCAAGTACTCCAGAAACCCGATTTGGCGAGAAGAATGATGACATGGTCCATCGAACTCTCCCAATACGACATACGGTACGAGCCTCGACAAGCGATCAAGGCGCAAGCGATGGCGGATTTCCTGGTGGAAGTGATGGGAGAACCAACCGAAGAAACGGGCACACGCTGGAGGCTCCATGTGGACGGGGCCTCCAATCAGACGTCCGGGGGCGCCGGGATCATCCTAGAGAGCCCGGCCGGGGTCGTGTACGAGCAGTCGATCAAGTTTGAATTCCCCGTTTCGAACAACCAAGCGGAGTACGAAGCCCTTATAGGAGGCTTAACCCTAGCGACGGAGGTCGGGGCGACAAGGTTGGAAGTATGCAGCGATTTGCAAGTCGTCACCTCCCAAGTAgacgggagctaccaagccagggACTCGCTACTACAAAAGTACTTGGAGAAAGTCAAGGATTTGAGCCGAAAGTTTGAGGAAGTCACGATCCATCACGTTctgagagaaaggaacacacgggcagatctCCTATCAAAGTTGGCTAGCACAAAACCGGGAGAAGGCAACCGATCTCTAATCCAAGGAATGATGAAGGAGCCGGCAGTCACCTTGCACCTCTCGAAGCTAAGCCCCTCATGGTTGGACCCCATCACCGACTTCTTAGAAAACGACAGACTTCCCGACAACGATAAAGATGCTAAGAAACTGAGAAGGGAAGCAGCCAGGTATGCGATCATCCAGGGTCAATTGTTCAGGAAAGGATTTAACCAGCCCCTGCTGAAATGCCTgcaccccgaccaaacggactacgtccTCAAGGAAGTCCATGAAGGGTGCTGCAGCCATCACATAGGAGACAAAGCCCTGGCAAGAAAATTAATCCGAGCTGGATACTATTGGCCGTCAATGATGGCTGACTCCAAAGAATTCGTTAGGAAGTGTGTCAGATGCCAACAAAatgccaatttccacaaggcaccggCTTCCGAGCTAAGCTTGTTAACGTCTTCCCGGCCATTTTCACAATGGGGAGTCGATCTCTTGGGCCCCTTTCCGGTTGGTCCCGGACAAGTCAAGTACCTCATAGTCGCcattgactactacaccaaatggatagaagtCGAGCCGCTGGCCAGTATATCCTCGTCCAACTGCAGGAAGTTCATATGGAGGCAAGTGATAACGCGGTTCGGTATCCCGGAGGTCGTTATCTCGGACAACGGAACACAGTTCACCGACATGAAATTCACAGAGTTCCTCACCGGCCTGGGCATAAGACAGAGGTTCTCCTCAGTGGAACACCCCCAGACAAATGGACAGGTTGAGTCCGCAAACAAGATCATACTGCTAGGGCTTAAGAAGCGGCTGGATAATAAAAAAGGCACTTGGGCCGACGAGCTCGCCtcggtcctctggtcctaccgTACAACCGAGCAGTCTTCCACTAGGGAGACTCCCTTTCGACTAACGTACGGGCTAGATGCGGTAATACCTGTGGAAATTGGGGAACCAAGCCCACGACTACTTTTGAAAGGAGTAGAGGAAGCTGTGGAGAAGGATCTAATAGACGAAACCAGGGAGACGGCCCACTTGACGGAAACAGCACTAAAACAAAGAATGGCCCTACGCTACAATGGCAAAGCACTCAAAAGGAAGTTTGAAGCAAATGACCTCGTCCTAAGGCGCAACAACATCGGCTTACCGAcccctgacaaaccccaatttgacggtttatcttgtattgattttaggggattttataaccttttacccacatttattcaatgaaatagcatggttttgtatattctcctttaattgtgcttaagagtgaaaacatgctttttaggtcttaaaatagctaaatctaattcaccttgattccattagatgccttgatatgtttgttaagtgatttaaggtttaggaggcaaagagtggatcaagggaatgaagaaagaagcatgaaaagttggagaactcatgaagaaatgaaagaaccggaaagctgtcaagccgacctcttcgcacttaaacgaccataacttgagctacagaggtccaaatgatgcggttccagttgggttggaaagctaacatccggggcttcgaaatgatataaattttaccatatgttgcttcgcgttcaggggcgcgcacacgcactttgcgcgcgcacgccgattctgtccgtggccactttaatgaaatcgtccccagcggttttaggagccttgtgggcccaatccaactcatttttgatgctatttaagtcaaggattgaagggggatgaaaaatctagttaccattagtttagtttagcttatttTTGAAGGgaaaattagttttagagagagaagctcacacttctctctaggattaggattaggattagttcttagatctagattttattcatcttcttctacttctatcttctcaattctttgttgctacattcatcttcttctactcttttgttgtaattccctttatgttgttcttatattttgttgtagatctagtattgttccttctacattcttccaattcaataagaggtaattcatactaaatgtgtcttctttgcttttctattgttgatctcttgtttttgtagttgtagattcctttaattcttgcatttaataatgattacttctattgcactccaagtgtttgatgaaatgcttggttggattttagagtagaattttatactcttggcttggaaaggtaacttaggaactcttgagttactaatgtccaagtaattgatgattgggagccatttactctagttctcactaattgaattagtggagagttaggacttatggactaggattgatatagctcatttgactttcctttgctattagttagaggatgatttaatgagattaatccttgccaattctcatattgtggttagtgattaggatagagatccttgaccaccaacccttgccaagatctttttaggccttagtttactttcttgtcatttatctttcatgcttcttatcaaaaccccaaaataactcacaaccaataacaagacacttcattacaattcctagggagaacgacccgaggttcaatacttcggtttataaatttaggggtttgtactagtgacaaacaactttttgcatgaaaggattattgtttggtttagaaactatactttacaacgagatttcattagtgaaattctaaaccgtcaaaaatccaatcatcaacccCAAGAGAAGGCAAATTGGCAGCAAACTGGGAAGGGCCCTACAGAATTAAGGAGGTGATCGGAAAGGGCACATACAAATTGGAAAAGCTCAATGACAAGGAGATCCCGAGGACATGGAATGCCGATAACTTAAGAAGGTTTTACTCCTAAATCGTTTGCTTTGTAACAACACTTCAATACCTTTGCTACAATGATAAGATTTACTTAATTACTAATTGTTACGTTTGCCATATTTTTCTATCTTGTGTttactttcctttttttttatcaacCGCCGTGCTAACGAGGATACACGgtcccgggactgatcaccccgggaccCCCTAGGCCAAGGACCTAACAAACGGctattacaaaaaaataacacGACCTCAAAGAAGTGCCGACGTAACGGTAAAGGCGAGTAAACCAGCAAACATTGAAACGAGACCAACATAGTAAGCAAGCGTACGTACATACAAAACAACAAACCCGCTAACGGTTTTAATACAAACACAGTTCTACGAAAATTCAAAAGTTACAAAAATCACTTCTTCGGCATGTCGACGACCTTCCCATCCTTGATGGTTTTGAAGACTCCAATTGCCAACACATCGAAATCAGGAGCAATAATCTTCACTTGAGCTTTGAGAGCCTCTTCGGTCATGAAAATCGCATTCTTGCCTTGCTCCTTAACCTCCTTATGTTTTTTCTTGAATGCATCGGCCTCATCCCGAGCGGTCTTAGTGGCCGCAACTGCGTCGTCACGCTCTTTCTCTAATGTGGCCGCCCAATTTTGTGCGGCGCTCAACTGGCTCTTCAAGGTCATCTCTTGCTCCGTCAGACGGAACACAGACGCATCGGCAGTTTTTAACTTCTCTTCGGCCGACGCAGTCTTCTTCTCGGCGGCCTCGAGCTTATTCCCCGCCTCCGCCAGCTGTCCTTGGAGTGTTTCAACTTGAGTTTTAAGCTTGTTGTTGGCCGCGGCCGTGGTCTCGAGCTTCCGACGAAGCGAGGCCATACCCGAAAGCTCGAACTCAGCCTTCCGGGCTATGGCCGCGCTGCAAAGAAGGGTACGATACATCCATCGTGCTTGCCCAGAGAGGTCGGTACCATGGAAATGTTCCTCCGTGCCAGGAAGCAACTGAGCATCTATGAACGACCCGGCATCAAAGTTCCTTTTCATGATGGTAAAGACCCCTTCGGGACTAGACTGCGACCTTTGTCTCTTGGGGTGGGGATGACAGACAACTCCTCGTCCTCTTCCCGACGAGCCGAAGATGAGTGCCCATGAACGGCCACTTCCTTGAGAATAGGGGACGCAGATGTTGGAGTGGCAACCTTCGTGGGCGTGGCAACGTCGGGAGGCGTGGGTTCCGCCTGGGCCGCCTCGCCCTCAGGAACCGTCACCGACTGTCCCCCAGCCTCTTCGCCATCATCCTCCTGGAGGAAGGTATGGAACAAATTCTCCATGCCGGTCACTTCGGCAGACAATCCCACTACaaacaagaaatgaacaaattagCAAATTGGCAATCAACAAGGGAAAGCAAAAATAAACAATCATGCAAACGACTACACGACAAGGGCAACTCACGAATATAATCTCGAGCAGCCTCTCGGTTACCCATTAGGAGATGAGGATTCACATTATTTCTCCCAAGAACTGCCCACAATATGTCGGCTATCCTCCGATCCACAGCCGACATACCTTTGTAAGTAACCTTGATAAAAGGATTAGACCCCGCCCCGAAGCTCCAGTACGTCGGGATGATGCGCTCTTTTTCCAATGACAACCAAAAAGGGTGATGACCCTTAACCGGTCGAACTTTGAAATACTTGTCCTTGAACCCATGATAAGAGTCCTCGAACAAGCCGAAAATCCTCCGGCCTTGGGCAgaccggaaggacatgaaccctttTTTATGTTTCCCTTCCTTCGAAGGGTTCGTAAGATTAAAAAAGTAGAGGAAGACGTCGACGGAGATCGGTAGCTCCAAGTATTCGCACACCATCTCGAAGCAGCGGAtggaagcccaactgttcggatgcagctGGGATGGCGCCACCGAGATCCAGTTAAGAAGGCCCATCTGGAAGGGAGAAAAAGGGATGCGCACCCCCACTTGGGTGAACATGGCCTTATAAAACCAGATCCAGTCGGTAACCCGGGGGGCGTTGAAGTTAATCTCATGCAGCCGCTCATGAGGAGCAGGGACATAAACGTCGTAATTAGCCTCCTCATCGGTACCCCCACACAGGTACTCGGCTTGACGGAATTCCGTGAGCTCCTCCTCACCCATCTGGTTGGGGGAGTCCCTGAGGTCGGAAACAACCCAGGCATATGGGTCGTAACCCGCGGCGGAAGTTGAAGCCCGGCCAACgacacgaggcatacctacagtgggggcaccgCTCGGTTAGTCCATGAGGTCGGAAGCCCGAAAAAACCCGAAAACCCACACATCACCTACCCCACAACCCAAACTAAGTATAGCTAAAGGGGAGACCAAATAATACCAAGTCCATAATGGTAACCCCCCGTGGCACACCATATCCGATAGAAAGAAAATACATCTATTCACAGAgataaaacaacaaaagatacctACAATGAACATGCAGAAAACCATTGAGGCAGAAGGAAAATGGTGATTACCTGGATTGTTAGGAAAATTCGGAAAGGAACGAAACACACTAGAACGCTGGAAAGAACTTCTGGACGATGGGGAATGCAGGAAGAAGGAAGAATAAAAACGATCAGGAGAAACAAGAATGGGAGAGAAAAATGCGAAACTGTTTAAAACTGCCTTAGGGAGAGCGCGAAAGGCCTGGGGGCAGAATAGTCTTTACACACGAGGTTTTTtcaacccattatgagcattcaaTGCCCCGCGCGAGAAACAAGGCGACGAATGAACGCCTCGAATTACAAACGGGCACGCATGCGAGTGGCGCGTCTCCCACGCGAACGACCGACCTAGCGACTATGAAGAAAGAGACAACCCGCCACCAACGGCCCATGCGACTGATTGCCggcgcgtgggggcactgttacggtctGGCCCAAGCCACGTACGGGTCGGCCCGACCCATCGAGAACCCGATCCGAGCGGTCGAGTTCTCAGCACTCGCCACGATGCCTGGACACGCGTCCTCGCTATTCCCCCAATACAGTTATGAGGAAGTTTCGAGGAAAATGGGCCCGTCCCcacagggcccacctctgacacggtataaatggggaaggacctgcccttcccccaaggtacgtcacatattCTACCTAACCCATTTCTCGCCTGCATActgactgactagagcgtcggagtgtctttgcaggtgacgcCCCTCTCCGTCTTTCCACAACGAGAGTTCGGCTACTCGAAAGATTCGGACCCGGCACACCCGCTCGAGACGAGGCAATCCTGTCACTTCACACCTctacccgaaccgtccggtaaccgTAGTTccgaacatatatatatatattatacattatATAAGATTATTGCATTATATGTTTTTCAGAGGCAGAATAATCTTATAATTTTTCCAATCCATATTAGCATATATCACTTAAATGTGAAagttattatatttgtatatttaaataaatgttaGGTTTTGTTACTGATATACataccaaaaaattaaaattttaataaaaataatttatattgtaATTACACAAACAACATAACGAATACAAGCTAAGTGACATTTAGTTATACTATTAGACTCCTAGTGTATGGTCTACACTACACACAAGTCATGTACttaatctattttattatttttttgtatattttatttacaaaaagattaatatatatttattaaaagaattaatttatattgtatacaaaaagattaaatgattaatttagtTAGTATACAGAAAAATTAATGTAGGTAATATTctttaatattttagtttatattaacttatatctttttaatatatttttttcaaatggtAACCTTTAAAACAATcacattttaattaaattaaaaaaattaactattttagatttatgaaattaattattcaaaatatttcaTTAGTATGTTTTTCATTTTTCGGACATGTTGTTTCATAGatctatttaattttattttaatctctaTGCAAAGGAGTTcatatctattaatatataacaatttttcacacgttgcatgaattgagtgattaaaaatattaatgtttaaaCCAATTAcaaaacataaatatataaaatttagagttgttaaaatttatttgcatattcttaatttttttatttaaatgaaatttttttagcatattttaacaaattttaaaaaataaataagtaggaaagaaaaaaaacagaTTAATGGTATGCACCATTAATTCAACATCAATTTCTGGTATCcataaagaaggaaagaaaattaaTGGTCCAAAATGAGACATTGCTGTTAATTCCTCCTCAAAATTCACATAAACAGATACACAAACTTCTTATGAGTAAATAAATGATCACAAAATAATCACGTATAGTTATAAAATTATTGCACACATATACTGTTAAAGAAAGTCAAAGCAACAGCTAAAcctttttttaaag
This region of Arachis hypogaea cultivar Tifrunner chromosome 8, arahy.Tifrunner.gnm2.J5K5, whole genome shotgun sequence genomic DNA includes:
- the LOC112705073 gene encoding uncharacterized protein; translated protein: MGATPFHRSILEVRLPKHFDKPTDMRYDGTQDPLEHLTAFEARMNLEGVGDEVRCRAFPVALAGPAIRWFNGLPQGSIYEFSDISRAFLAQFTTRIAKAKYPINLLGITQRPGEPTRKYLDRFNDEYLEIDGLTDSVANLCLTNGLLNEDFRKHLTTKPVWTMHEIQTVAKEYINDEEVSQVVAANKRHYGYNQPRQQGNGERQKEQAKEGGPSKAPRPFSRVEKFTNYTPLTLPIMEVYQQIAEKGILSKPRPLKDRTGGNKSLYCDYHKGYGHQTQDCFDLRDALEQAIRDGKLSEFSHLIREPRRRHRDQDDEGKTRSTKRRQEPEDKDHGLTVINVVTAKNAAPRSRSAHKKDTKILVVSSASMRSSKKPPSISFGLEDQWFDEAPENPPMVITARVGTGLVKRILVDTGADSNIMFRNVFDALGLKDADLSTHQHGVIGLGDYFIKPDGIISLPISVGHVQGRRSAMAEFVVLRDSTAYNIILGRKTINDIEAIINTKLLVMKFVANDGSIGSIRGDLETAVACDNASLSLRKKSKEASGCSWLTWTPGLTTSPDRNRRGTWRSLGSVTRRTSSRLSIEIFHKN